In Ahaetulla prasina isolate Xishuangbanna chromosome 6, ASM2864084v1, whole genome shotgun sequence, a single window of DNA contains:
- the LOC131201418 gene encoding serine palmitoyltransferase small subunit B-like — protein sequence MDLKKIKDYIYWLHFQYLLVTCSYVLEPWERSMFDTIIITVVAMVVYTAYVFIPIHVRLAFDFFSQVFGSQTESTL from the coding sequence ATGGATCTGAAGAAAATCAAGGATTACATTTACTGGCTGCATTTTCAGTATCTCCTGGTCACCTGCAGTTACGTCCTGGAGCCTTGGGAACGATCCATGTTCGATACTATCATAATTACTGTTGTTGCTATGGTGGTATACACTGCCTATGTTTTCATCCCCATCCATGTCCGCttggcttttgattttttttcccaagtcTTTGGAAGCCAAACTGAAAGCACACTTTGA